The Candidatus Aegiribacteria sp. region GGTTTCCAGGAGATCGGTAACGTGGTTTTCGGCCTTCTTCTAATCGGCTGGAGCGCCGCCGGTATAGTATGCCTTCATGCGGGAGATATTGGCATTGATCACGCTCTGCCGTTCTTCATAGGCGCATTCATTCTCTGGATTCCGGCCTCATGGCTCATTGGCAGAATTCTAAGTACAGACAATAAATAGGGATAGTATCGACATGATGAACATTCTGTCCGGCAAACCGATTCTCTGCAGTCTGCTTGCAGCTTTTCTCTGGGGGGTATGGGCAGTAGGCGCTAAATTCTCAGCTGACAGAATCGGCTTTTTCAATTCATCACTGTTTTACGTTCTCTTCTCATTCGTGACCGTACTTACAGTCTATTCCATCTCGGGTATTCATATGCCTAAACTAACAAGTTCAGCAACATTGACAGCTATGGCTACCGGTATTGCCGGTGGACTTGCGCTTATCTGTTTTCAGGCAGCCATCAAAAGTGGCTCTGTAAGCACAGTAGTACCACTTACCGGCCTGTACCCTGTTATACCGGCCGTGTACGGCATCGCTTTATTGGGCGAAGATATAACTCCTGTTAAGATCATCGGAATCCTGCTGGCCATACTAGCGGCTATTCTATTGTCTCTGTAGTCTTCTTCAGCTTCCCGCTTTCGTTACCTCAGCACAACCAGTTTTGCGGAATCGGAGATACCTGCGTTCGTA contains the following coding sequences:
- a CDS encoding EamA family transporter, which codes for MMNILSGKPILCSLLAAFLWGVWAVGAKFSADRIGFFNSSLFYVLFSFVTVLTVYSISGIHMPKLTSSATLTAMATGIAGGLALICFQAAIKSGSVSTVVPLTGLYPVIPAVYGIALLGEDITPVKIIGILLAILAAILLSL